A region of Lycium barbarum isolate Lr01 chromosome 3, ASM1917538v2, whole genome shotgun sequence DNA encodes the following proteins:
- the LOC132632036 gene encoding probable inactive purple acid phosphatase 1 isoform X1, protein MGTLVALLSIILTLVSLQGVTCHGQQPLSRIAIHQTVLALDIHASIKATPSVLGVNGKNKEWVVLEYSVSNPSVDDWIGVFSPGNFSASSCFPENPRTFPPFLCTAPIKYQYASYSSPHYNDTGKGSLKLQLINQRSDFSFALFSGGLFSPKLVAVSNIVAFANPNAPVYPRLAQGKTWDEMTVTWTSGYGINEAEPFVEWGPKGGQQGRTPAGTLTFDRSSMCGAPARTVGWRDPGFIHTSFLKELWPNTLYTYKLGHRFLNGTYIWYQMYQFKSSPYPGQKSLQRVVIFGDMGKDEADGSNEYNQFQPGSLNTTNQLINDLKNIDIVFHIGDICYANGYISQWDQFTSQIEPIASTVPYMLASGNHERDWPGTGSFYGNMDSGGECGVLVQNMFYVPTENSDKFWYSTDYGMFRFCIADTEHDWREGTKQYNFIEHCLASVDRQKQPWLIFLAHRVLGYSSDSSYADQGSFAEPMGRESLQKLWQKYKVDIAIFGHVHNYERTCPIYQNICTNNEKHFYKGGLNGTIHVAAGGAGASLSDFTRIQTKWSIFRDYDHGFVKLTVFDHSNLLFEYKKSRDGKVYDSFSISRDYRDILACTVDSCPSMTLAS, encoded by the exons ATGGGAACTTTAGTAGCTTTACTTTCGATTATCTTGACTCTGGTTAGCCTTCAAGGGGTGACATGTCATGGGCAGCAGCCTCTTTCAAGGATTGCGATTCATCAGACTGTTCTTGCACTTGACATTCATGCTTCTATTAAAGCTACTCCTTCAGTTCTTGGGGTTAAT GGGAAAAACAAAGAATGGGTTGTTTTAGAGTATAGCGTTTCAAATCCCTCGGTTGATGATTGGATTGGGGTATTTTCTCCAGGCAATTTCAG TGCATCTAGCTGCTTCCCTGAAAATCCGCGAACGTTTCCACCATTTCTGTGTACAGCACCTATAAAG TATCAATATGCCAGTTACTCGAGCCCTCACTACAATGACACAGGGAAAGGATCACTGAAGCTTCAATTGATTAACCAGAGATCAGACTTTTCTTTTGCCTTGTTTTCTGGTGGACTCTTCAGT CCAAAGCTGGTGGCAGTATCAAACATAGTTGCTTTTGCAAATCCAAATGCACCAGTATACCCACGTTTAGCACAAGGAAAGACATGGGATGAA ATGACTGTGACATGGACAAGTGGATATGGAATCAATGAAGCAGAGCCTTTCGTGGAATGGGGTCCAAAGGGAGGGCAGCAGGGGCGTACTCCAGCAGGGACATTGACATTTGACCGCAGCAGCATGTGTG GTGCACCAGCGCGAACTGTTGGATGGCGTGACCCTGGATTCATCCACACTAGTTTTCTAAAAGAACTGTGGCCAAACACACT GTATACCTACAAGCTTGGTCATAGATTCTTAAATGGCACGTATATCTGGTATCAGATGTATCAATTCAAATCATCTCCTTATCCTGGTCAAAAATCTCTACAACGTGTTGTCATTTTTGGGGACATGGGAAAG GATGAAGCTGATGGCTCCAATGAATATAATCAATTTCAACCTGGCTCTCTTAACACTACCAATCAGCTTATTAATGATTTAAAGAACATTGACATTGTATTTCACATAGGTGATATCTGTTATGCCAACGGCTACATTTCACAATGGGATCAGTTTACTTCTCAGATTGAGCCAATTGCTTCAACTGTACCTTATATGCTTGCTAG TGGAAACCATGAGCGTGATTGGCCTGGTACGGGGTCATTTTATGGAAATATGGATTCAGGTGGAGAATGTGGAGTTCTAGTTCAGAATATGTTTTATGTTCCCACAGAAAACAGTGATAAGTTCTG GTATTCTACCGACTATGGGATGTTCCGATTCTGCATAGCTGATACAGAACACGATTGGAGGGAGGGAACCAAGCAATATAACTTCATTGAACACTGTCTGGCATCTGTAGACAGACAAAAACAACCGTGGCTGATCTTCCTTGCTCATCGGGTACTGGGCTATTCTTCAGATTCTTCTTATGCTGATCAAGGATCTTTCGCAGAACCTATGGGTAGGGAAAGCCTTCAAAAACTCTGGCAGAAGTATAAAGTTGATATAGCTATATTCGGCCATGTTCATAACTATGAACGGACGTGTCCCATCTACCAG AATATCTGTACAAACAATGAGAAGCACTTTTATAAGGGCGGCTTGAATGGAACTATACATGTTGCTGCCGGAGGAGCTGGAGCAAGCCTTTCAGATTTTACCCGCATCCAAACTAAATGGAGTATCTTCAGAGATTATGACCATGGATTTGTGAAGTTGACAGTATTTGATCATTCAAATCTGTTGTTTGAGTACAAAAAGAGCAGAGATGGTAAAGTCTACGACTCGTTCAGTATATCTCGAGACTATAGAGACATACTGGCCTGCACAGTCGACAGCTGCCCGAGCATGACCCTTGCGTCTTGA
- the LOC132634060 gene encoding uncharacterized protein LOC132634060, translated as MYICFQALKMGYKDGLRPFIGLDGTFLKGKEKGQLLVALGQDSQNHFYPLAWAVVDKETNKSWTWFIEHLEGSLELNIGEGVTFISDMQKGLINAIKNVLPQAKRRCCAKHVEANWAKNGRSLKMKKLFWWASWSNYPEEFKDQLMCMGKSSEAAVKSLLKYPSQSWCRAYFDIICKNPSVTNNH; from the exons ATGTACATTTGTTTCCAGGCCCTAAAGATGGGATACAAAGATGGTTTGAGGCCATTTATTGGACTTGATGGCACTTTCTTGAAAGGGAAAGAAAAAGGCCAACTGTTAGTGGCTCTTGGGCAAGACAGCCAGAACCATTTCTATCCTCTAGCATGGGCAGTTGTTGATAAAGAAACAAACAAGAGTTGGACCTGGTTTATAGAGCATCTGGAGGGTTCATTGGAGTTGAATATAGGAGAAGGAGTTACATTTATCTCAGACATGCAGAAG GGATTAATTAATGCCATTAAAAATGTGCTTCCACAAGCAAAAAGAAGGTGTTGTGCCAAACATGTTGAAGCAAATTGGGCAAAAAATGGAAGATCCTTGAAGATGAAGAAGCTGTTTTGGTGGGCGTCATGGTCAAATTATCCAGAAGAGTTTAAAGACCAATTGATGTGTATGGGCAAGTCGAGTGAAGCTGCTGTTAAGTCATTATTGAAGTATCCTTCCCAGAGTTGGTGTAGGGCATATTTTGACATTATTTGCAAGAATCCATCTGTCACCAACAATCACTGA
- the LOC132632036 gene encoding probable inactive purple acid phosphatase 1 isoform X2 encodes MYTTQAKLVDAIKQGKNKEWVVLEYSVSNPSVDDWIGVFSPGNFSASSCFPENPRTFPPFLCTAPIKYQYASYSSPHYNDTGKGSLKLQLINQRSDFSFALFSGGLFSPKLVAVSNIVAFANPNAPVYPRLAQGKTWDEMTVTWTSGYGINEAEPFVEWGPKGGQQGRTPAGTLTFDRSSMCGAPARTVGWRDPGFIHTSFLKELWPNTLYTYKLGHRFLNGTYIWYQMYQFKSSPYPGQKSLQRVVIFGDMGKDEADGSNEYNQFQPGSLNTTNQLINDLKNIDIVFHIGDICYANGYISQWDQFTSQIEPIASTVPYMLASGNHERDWPGTGSFYGNMDSGGECGVLVQNMFYVPTENSDKFWYSTDYGMFRFCIADTEHDWREGTKQYNFIEHCLASVDRQKQPWLIFLAHRVLGYSSDSSYADQGSFAEPMGRESLQKLWQKYKVDIAIFGHVHNYERTCPIYQNICTNNEKHFYKGGLNGTIHVAAGGAGASLSDFTRIQTKWSIFRDYDHGFVKLTVFDHSNLLFEYKKSRDGKVYDSFSISRDYRDILACTVDSCPSMTLAS; translated from the exons ATGTATACCACTCAGGCAAAACTAGTTGATGCCATAAAGCAA GGGAAAAACAAAGAATGGGTTGTTTTAGAGTATAGCGTTTCAAATCCCTCGGTTGATGATTGGATTGGGGTATTTTCTCCAGGCAATTTCAG TGCATCTAGCTGCTTCCCTGAAAATCCGCGAACGTTTCCACCATTTCTGTGTACAGCACCTATAAAG TATCAATATGCCAGTTACTCGAGCCCTCACTACAATGACACAGGGAAAGGATCACTGAAGCTTCAATTGATTAACCAGAGATCAGACTTTTCTTTTGCCTTGTTTTCTGGTGGACTCTTCAGT CCAAAGCTGGTGGCAGTATCAAACATAGTTGCTTTTGCAAATCCAAATGCACCAGTATACCCACGTTTAGCACAAGGAAAGACATGGGATGAA ATGACTGTGACATGGACAAGTGGATATGGAATCAATGAAGCAGAGCCTTTCGTGGAATGGGGTCCAAAGGGAGGGCAGCAGGGGCGTACTCCAGCAGGGACATTGACATTTGACCGCAGCAGCATGTGTG GTGCACCAGCGCGAACTGTTGGATGGCGTGACCCTGGATTCATCCACACTAGTTTTCTAAAAGAACTGTGGCCAAACACACT GTATACCTACAAGCTTGGTCATAGATTCTTAAATGGCACGTATATCTGGTATCAGATGTATCAATTCAAATCATCTCCTTATCCTGGTCAAAAATCTCTACAACGTGTTGTCATTTTTGGGGACATGGGAAAG GATGAAGCTGATGGCTCCAATGAATATAATCAATTTCAACCTGGCTCTCTTAACACTACCAATCAGCTTATTAATGATTTAAAGAACATTGACATTGTATTTCACATAGGTGATATCTGTTATGCCAACGGCTACATTTCACAATGGGATCAGTTTACTTCTCAGATTGAGCCAATTGCTTCAACTGTACCTTATATGCTTGCTAG TGGAAACCATGAGCGTGATTGGCCTGGTACGGGGTCATTTTATGGAAATATGGATTCAGGTGGAGAATGTGGAGTTCTAGTTCAGAATATGTTTTATGTTCCCACAGAAAACAGTGATAAGTTCTG GTATTCTACCGACTATGGGATGTTCCGATTCTGCATAGCTGATACAGAACACGATTGGAGGGAGGGAACCAAGCAATATAACTTCATTGAACACTGTCTGGCATCTGTAGACAGACAAAAACAACCGTGGCTGATCTTCCTTGCTCATCGGGTACTGGGCTATTCTTCAGATTCTTCTTATGCTGATCAAGGATCTTTCGCAGAACCTATGGGTAGGGAAAGCCTTCAAAAACTCTGGCAGAAGTATAAAGTTGATATAGCTATATTCGGCCATGTTCATAACTATGAACGGACGTGTCCCATCTACCAG AATATCTGTACAAACAATGAGAAGCACTTTTATAAGGGCGGCTTGAATGGAACTATACATGTTGCTGCCGGAGGAGCTGGAGCAAGCCTTTCAGATTTTACCCGCATCCAAACTAAATGGAGTATCTTCAGAGATTATGACCATGGATTTGTGAAGTTGACAGTATTTGATCATTCAAATCTGTTGTTTGAGTACAAAAAGAGCAGAGATGGTAAAGTCTACGACTCGTTCAGTATATCTCGAGACTATAGAGACATACTGGCCTGCACAGTCGACAGCTGCCCGAGCATGACCCTTGCGTCTTGA
- the LOC132634061 gene encoding uncharacterized protein LOC132634061, whose translation MPKVQDYTIAFFEKKLTKSYIENDNFILPTNILDNLQKYDKEVVVIFDNGTFFMKYKIGGKVRLNRGWKDFVDAKGLKEGNELLFQVYDVEDRLTFIVHMKEEIIDID comes from the exons ATGCCAAAGGTTCAAGATTATACAATCGCTTTCTTTGAGAAAAAATTGACAAAATCATATATTGAAAACGATAATTTC ATACTTCCTACTAATATTTTGGATAATCTTCAAAAATATGACAAAGAAGTAGTTGTTATATTTGACAATGGCACATTCTTTATGAAATACAAAATTGGTGGAAAAGTGCGCCTCAATAGAGGATGGAAAGACTTTGTCGATGCTAAAGggttgaaggaaggaaatgagttgCTTTTTCAAGTCTATGATGTTGAGGATCGCCTAACCTTCATTGTTCATATGAAGGAGGAGATCATAGACATAGATTAG